A genomic stretch from Centroberyx gerrardi isolate f3 chromosome 10, fCenGer3.hap1.cur.20231027, whole genome shotgun sequence includes:
- the LOC139926610 gene encoding thioredoxin domain-containing protein 6 has translation MAGKKKEVSLQAPVTNHEQWDEMLATKGLTVVDVYQQWCGPCRAVVSLLRKIKNELGDDLLHFATAEADSIDALERYRGKCEPTFLFYGGGELVAVLRGANAPLLQRMIVEELTKEKLVLEQGGERKVVKDEGLVDEEEEEEEEGPEQQENDEGVLVPASKSYTVAIIKPDAVAHGKANEIIMKIQDAGFEILAHEERMLTEFEAQDFYQHKAEEACFEELVQFMSSGPSHILVLSQVEGSANVVPAWREFIGPADIEEAKRDKPESLRAQYGTQTLLNAVHGSEDGDRAGRELAFFFPNFRTASVPEQDGEEERVERTLALIRPDIARENRVEILSQIHESGFTVALQREVMLTEEQVRQFYFQHVEEDYFPALLRNMTSGPVLALALARTEAVHHWKNILGPPDVNKAKEEHPDCLRAQFAVENEPINQLHGSASSEEAEREIDFFFPKQRTLAVIKPDAMEEHQEEILEEIRSGGFSVARLKETVLSREMAEEFYKEHRDKPFFSQLVEFMSRGPCIMLVLTKENAVEEWRAMMGPTDPEQAKLSSPDSLRARFASNILHNSVHGSSSQRHAEEKIHFIFGDICSDTELTSDGEIDATLLAKEQDGSADAINSGMSRSPAEEISHNVHSSHEDTNHGQGEAVSPDSEKTDATHLHNVMSSSQNGEGDQMLESNPCSPQTGEKEEPEHPD, from the exons ATGGCAGgcaagaagaaagaagtgaGCCTGCAG GCACCTGTCACAAACCATGAACAATGGGATGAAATGCTTGCAACAAAAGGGTTAACAG TTGTTGATGTGTACCAGCAGTGGTGCGGCCCCTGCAGAGCCGTTGTTAGTCTCCTGCGGAAAATCAAGAACGAACTGGGTGACGACCTGTTACATTTTGCCACA GCTGAGGCAGACAGCATTGATGCTCTAGAGAGGTATCGAGGCAAATGTGAGCCCACCTTCCTGTTCTatggg GGGGGAGAGCTGGTGGCCGTGCTGCGAGGGGCCAACGCTCCGCTCCTCCAGAGGATGATTGTAGAGGAACTGACCAAGGAGAAGTTGGTCCTGGAACAAGGAGGCGAGCGCAAAGTG GTTAAAGATGAAGGTCTGgtagatgaggaggaggaggaagaggaggaggggccgGAGCAGCAAGAGAATGACGAAGGCGTACTTG tTCCTGCCAGTAAATCCTACACAGTAGCCATCATCAAACCGGATGCTGTCGCTCATGGCAAGGCAAATGAGATTATAATGAAG ATTCAGGATGCTGGGTTTGAGATCCTGGCCCACGAGGAACGCATGCTGACTGAGTTTGAGGCTCAAGATTTTTACCAGCACAAAGCAGAAGAG GCTTGCTTTGAAGAGTTGGTGCAGTTCATGTCCAGTGGCCCCTCCCACATACTGGTGCTGTCTCAAGTAGAAGGCTCAGCCAATGTTGTGCCAGCATGGCGCGAGTTCATTGGCCCGGCAGACATCGAGGAAGCCAAGAGAGACAAGCCAGAAAG CTTGCGGGCGCAGTACGGCACACAGACACTGCTCAACGCCGTGCACGGCAGCGAGGACGGCGACCGGGCCGGCAGGGAGCTTGCCTTCTTCTTCCCCAACTTTAGAACGGCCTCGGTACCAGAGCAGGATGGGGAGGAAGAGCGTGTGGAGAGGACACTGGCTCTCATCCGGCCTGACATTgccagagagaacagag TGGAGATCTTGTCTCAGATCCATGAGTCAGGCTTCACAGTGGCTCTCCAAAGAGAGGTGATGTTGACAGAGGAGCAGGTGAGACAGTTctacttccaacatgttgaagAGGACTACTTCCCCGCACTGCTCCGAAACATGACCAG cggGCCAGTTCTCGCTCTGGCTCTAGCCAGGACAGAAGCTGTCCATCACTGGAAGAACATCCTTGGTCCTCCTGACGTTAACAAAGCCAAAGAGGAACATCCTGATTG TCTAAGGGCCCAGTTTGCTGTGGAGAACGAGCCTATCAACCAGCTGCATGGCAGCGCCAGCAGTGAAGAGGCAGAGCGAGAAATCGACTTCTTCTTTCCTAAGCAGCGGACGCTGGCTGTGATCAAACCTGATGCCATGGAGGAGCACCAAG AGGAGATTTTGGAGGAGATCCGCAGCGGTGGTTTTTCTGTGGCGCGGCTGAAGGAGACGGTTCTGTCCAGGGAGATGGCTGAGGAGTTCTACAAAGAGCACAGGGACAAGCCTTTCTTCAGCCAGCTGGTGGAGTTCATGAGTCG GGGTCCCTGTATCATGCTGGTCCTGACCAAGGAAAATGCAGTCGAGGAGTGGAGGGCCATGATGGGCCCCACAGACCCTGAGCAGGCCAAGCTGTCCTCCCCAGACTCCCTGAGGGCCCGCTTTGCCTCCAACATTCTCCACAACTCGGTCCACGGCTCCTCCAGTCAGCGACACGCAGAGGAGAAGATCCACTTCATCTTTGGTGACATCTGCTCAGACACGGAGCTCACCAGTGACGGAGAGATTGACGCAACCCTTTTAG CAAAAGAGCAAGACGGCTCTGCAGATGCCATTAATTCAGGAATGTCAAGATCTCCAGCTGAAGAAATTTCTCATAATGTTCACTCAAGTCATGAAG ATACCAACCATGGGCAAGGTGAGGCAGTCTCTCCTGACTCAGAGAAAACTGATGCCACTCATCTCCATAATGTCATGAGCAGCAGCCAGAATGGTGAAG gtGACCAGATGCTTGAATCAAATCCCTGCAGCCcgcagacaggagagaaagaagagccAGAACACCCAGACTAA